DNA from Rubripirellula lacrimiformis:
GGCAAATTCATGAACCAAGCGGCCGCGGCCGTGGTAAACACACCCGCCACCACGACCAAAGCCCCCAGTCCCACCAAAGCTCGCGGACCCGCGCTGGATTGTCCGCGATCAGCAAAGGACCGAAAGAAGGTCGGCCCCGCCGCAATCCCCACGCAATAGACGAACAGTACCAGCCCCAGTGTGTCGATGCCTGCGGGGATCGTTAGCCCGAAATGACCGGCCACCAAGGCGACAAACAGAATCGACGAGGTCCCGAAACCGATTCCAGCCACCCGCACTCGTCCCATCAACAGGCCGAACACAAGGATAAAAAGTAGAGTGATAAGATCCGTCAATTTGCCATTCCTTGATCGTCGAATCGTGTGCCACGTCGAACGCGTTGACGTGCCCTGTCGTAGGGGCCCCAGATGGGGAGCCTTGGGTTCATTGCGAGATCACTTGAATCAATGCGCAAAGGTCTGGCAATGGTGTCGAATGATTGTGGCGTGCCCTTTCCTGGTATCCGGCGCGCAGTGGCAAACTGTCGTCCGAAAGCCAACTTCAGCAGAACTCGGTGCAGGTGTGCCGAACTCGGGTGCAGGGGATTTCGCTACAATGATGGAAGGGGCATCACGAATGCAAACGGATGTCCCATCACCCGATATCCTGTGTCGCGATGTCCGAAGCGGCATCACTGCGGCACTCTAACGGAGATGAGCGATCATGGCTGAGAACGATGGCGTTATTTTTGATCGACTGGGAGGCCCCGAGGGCGTCGCTGCGATCCTGCAAGACATGTACGAGCGAGTGTTGGCTGATCCCGATTTGGCGCCATTCTTCGAAAACACATCGATGGATCGACTGCGTCAGATGCAGTACCAATTCGTCGCATCTGCCTTTGATGGACCCGTGGCCTACACCGGTGCCGAGCTGAATGCCGTGCATGCGGGCCGTGGAATCACTCGCACCCATTTCTCGAAGTTCTGCGGTCACTTTTTAGAAGCGATGCGAGCTCGCAGCATCGACCCTACCGTGATCGACCAAGCCTTAGGTCGTCTAGCAACCTACGCCGACAAAGTTACCGGCGACGCCAACGTCGACGGCTGACATCCCCCACCTAGTAGGACGGCCTTTCCAGGCCGTCATGATTCCCCGTTCTAACATCGACGGCCTAGAAAGGCCGTCCTACATGACGATAGACGCTGCATCCACCTCGCAGCCTTCAATCCGCGTTCACCCAACCGCGCGACTCTCGCATTTTTTATCGCTTGAACCGTCGCCATCGCCCCCGGTGTGGCTACTTGTCGCTGGAATGACCTTCGACAGAACCTTCGATCTCGCGACCCGATTCAACGACAGTTCCCTTCGGGATTGAATGTGCGTCCAAGCGAATATCATTCGCAATCCAAATGTCCACGGTGACCGTTCGTCGGTCGCACTTGCAGCGACCAGCGATGATGTCGTCCGGGGGACAGGTCACCCATCGACTGCGCCGTCTGACAACATGAGTTCGCGAAGCGTTTGAAGTGCTTCGTCCGCACGAGAAGATGGAACAAAGACGTGGTCGTGGAAATATGCGGCAACGACGTTGGCGCTGATACCTCGTTTTGAAAGGGCGTCGGCAACCGCTGCGGTCAAACCGACTGCGTTCAGGTCCGAATGAACCTGTAGCGTGACCAAGCGAAACGATCCCTCGTAGGAATGGCCGGCATGATCAGCGGAATTTTTCGAGATCACAAGGGTCAATCCCTCGCTCTCTGCGAACGCTGCAATTGGCTGTAGTTCCGCGCCATCGCCATACGAGGCGTTTGGCAAAGTAACGAACACGTATTCACCGGAGCGAAGAGTGGGGCTCAAAGATGCGATCAGCTTTCGTAGATCGGTGGAACCGGCCATTTCTATTTTGTCGTCGAATAGAGTTGTTGAATGGTGGAGAAAATCCCCAGGACGAACAGAAAGTTTCAGCGGTCGGCGTAGTGTGATTCAGCCAAGCCCTCACTGCCTCGGTCGACGCCACTGTGCAACCGATCGGAATCCTCCGATTGGCGCCGCTTCAGAGCAAGCGAAACTGAAGCTGGCAACGCAAACGCTGCGTAAGTCAACGATAGGATCGTGATCGGGTAATTCCCTTGTGCAGGCGTCCAGGCGTTAAAGTTTATCAGGAACACGATGAACGATGCGAACACGATCGCAGAACCGCCAAACATCACCGCGGCATGATCGCGTTTTCGGAACGCGGTCACTACGATTGCCAATCCAACCATGGAAAATATCGCGCCCGATCCGATGATGGTTTCATGTTCGTAGGCTTCGGCGACAAGTGATACGACAATCACGATCGCTTGCAGCACAACGAGGCGACGCACCCCAAGGTTCCGAACGGGGGCGCCGTCAACTAGCGGCGTATCGGAAACCGTGGCAGGTGTTGCGTATGGGTTCAGATCGTGAGATTCAGCGGCCAACGTAATCCCCGTGACTCCATGCAGAATTGAAACCTCTCTAACGACAAACGCCAGCCGTCGCCAAGCACTGCGGTGTGATTTTGAATTTGCAAAACACGGACGGCGTCCTCTGTTTCCACGGGGCGTCACGTCGCAACCGATGGCATCACCACACCGTCCACCGAGTGTAACCGCCGACGGCTACGCATAGCAAACGGATCGCAGGAAGCGACGACTAATCCGGTCCACCAAGTCCTCCACCCCACGTAGGACGGTCCTTCCAGGCCGTCACCATCCCCACGTCCAACATCGACGGCCTACAACGGCCATGCTACTTGAAGCATCGAAGCTGCCTTTTTCGTTTTCAAACTTGTTCCCGATCGGTTTCGAAGTTGGTCGATCTTGCTTGGTTCTGCGACTCCAATCCAACGCGCGGCGAATCGGAGTTTGCGTCGCCGATGGCAGGTTCCGATTGCATCGCGGTGTGAAAATGATCGGCGTTGCGCAACACAAAATCGATCCTTCTTTCATTGCCGCCAGAGCATGAGCGCCATCGAACCGCACGTCCACAGGAACACTGCCATGAAGAGCAATACGAAGTTCTCGATTAGGATTTGTTCGAGTTGCTGATTCACTCTCGAGGCCACGCAGTGTTACCGGCGAATCGTGCCATGTGCACGTTATCCCGCGCTTTTGTTGGCCGGCGGACGAACGAAGAATAGGGAATCGGCAAGCGTCGCGGAAACTGCACCTGTCACGCAACAAATCACGTCACTCCAGATAAATTGGTTGCCCAGCAGGAATCCGATGATTGGTTGCTGGCGAAGCGATTGCAGCGTTGGTGGTTTCCAGAGTTGACCAAATTCCAAAGCGAGCGTGATGGAGAGTGTCGCTAGCAAACTTTCAATGGGTATCGCTCGGCGACTCGAGTGCATCGTCTCCCGATCTGGATAGGAGTTTTCCCATACTGATTCGATCCTCGCAATCAAACCCCATGGAATGGTAGAAGGCGACGACGGACGAATTCCGGGTGCGGACCTGAAGATTCACTTTGGGACAACCGAGTTCGCCTAGCATTCGTTCAACGTGCCGAACAAGCATGGATCCAATGCCTCGTCGTTGTTGGGTCGGGGCGACAGCTAGCGAATAGATCCATCCGCGGTGTCCGTCGTAACCCGCCATCACCATGCCGACTACCGTCCCGTCCTGTTCGGCAACAAAAAAGAGACCGTCGCCTTCCTTGCATTTTCGATCGATTGACTCGGCAGGGTCATTGTGGCCAGTGGAATCGGGAAACACGTCATCCCAAAGTGATATGACGGAATCGCGGTCGCCAGATTGATAGCGTCTATTTCCATTCTGGGTTGCGGAGTGGCAATCCAAGATCCAGAATCAGCTCGCCAATCGAAAGCAGATCCCAGTTCCGTGCGTATCCCGCGGGTTGGCTGCGGTAGCTCTGGCATAGAAAGCACACGTCGATGCTTCCAACCACCTTGCCCTCGCCATCAAAGAACAGAAACGCATGGTGCGGATAAAGGCACAAGCCAGCACCACGGTCTGGGTGTGTTCCAGTGACCGCAGCTTCAAGGCGCTCAACTTGACTGCGAGCCAACAGGATGCCCTCCGTCGGCATGCGAGTTGCATTTAGCTCGCCGCCAGAAATGATCGGCTCCCACGCATCTTCGTTGCGCCAATTGAGTCGGTATGCTCTTACCGTCGTAAAATCGAAGTGCCATTGGCCGCCCTCGTGGACTGAACCTCCTGCAGCGACGGATTCCCGCCCGTCGGCAAGATACTGCCCGTCACTATTTGCACTGTTCTGTCGATTGCATGACGCACCGAGCAGCACCGCGAAAACGGTAGTCCAAAGAACTTTATTCATTGTGTCGGCCAACGTTCTGCATCACCAAGGCGGGGCGTGTAGCTGCTCCATCGAGTGCGGCCGCCAGCCCGGCTCCGAAGCAGCCCTTGGGGGCTCGCACGATCGAATGGATCAATAGGATTGCAGAATCGCATAGGGCTTGAAGCAGGAATCACAGACGATGTCAAGAATAACTGCCGCGTCCATCACGTTGAACACGCCACCTACGCTTGAGTCGAATTGCCCGTAAAACGTCATCTCCCGCGCGCAGCAATTTGGAACCGTATGGCTTTGAACCCACGCGGGTCTTCCACCCAGTTTGTGATTCCCCTCATTGTGCAAAGTATCCGACTGCAGGGCGGCTTCCCAATCGGATGCGTCTGGATGACTTCGTGTCGAGAAAGCTTGCCCATGGAAAATTCGCCAGGAGCGATGCAAGAAAATACGGATGCCGTCCGAGGTCACCCGGCGCGAGCGGAATCGAGACCATGACGAGGAACAATTTTGAAATTGCTCCGGTGCACCGTCATTGTTCATCGCGCCGCTGCAGATGCGGCAAAGTCAACCAATGGTGTCTGCCGGGGCTCCGCCTCCTTCGGTGACAGCGTACCGCGCAGGACTTTGACCAGCAAATTCAGCACGGAAGCATTCGAGGTACTAGCGTGTTCGGTCATGGATCGAATGAGGCCAACCGCCGCGGCGAACGCGAGGCACCCGAGCTGTTGTTCAAAGTAAGGATTCATGGCATTTCTGCTCGACCAGCGGTCTGGATCACTTGGTCGCCCCGAACAACGGACCACCTCAATCAACTCAACTCGGCCAATCGCGTGCATTCGCCGGTTCGTCGGCGACTTTCATGGTCCCCAATTCTATCATTCCACGCCACCAGCCGGCGAGCTAAAGATTCATGGTCCAAGCAACGAAAATCGGGAACGGGACTAGGAAGAACCATCCAAATGCCGCGACCAGAGCAGGCGGCGACTTCTCGTCGATATACGGCCCGCTAATGTGGCCGGTGAATTTGCCCCAGTACTCTGGGAACCAAAAGAACGACAATGGCCACAGAAAGATTAGCAGGGGAATAAGCGTTCCGTAGTAAACGCAGTACGCAAACGCGATCAATAACCCGACAATCTTCGATCGAGTAACGCGAAGACGTTCGGTCTTGATGAACGGCAAAACGCACACGCCGTGAATGAGCAAAACGATGAATACCGCCACGACGATCGGATTTTCAATTCGAATCAATCTCTGCCTTTACAGTGAGAGCTTTCGGGGCCGATAAACGTCGGCGATCACGGAGACGGCGACTTGATTTTCCATTTGAAAACTCGCGGACCCGGTCGCCGGTGCACGGCGGGCGTTGCGGTGCGCTGCGACTTTGATTTCACAGGCTATAGCTTCGGGTGTGGGAGGTGCGATGTGAACAATCCCAGCAAAGCCTTTGCCTTGCTGTCGTCGGCAAATCCATACCACCCATGAGTGAAGCGATTCTCGTCGGCGTCAAAACGCGGGACATAGAAATTGCGGCATTGCCAACAAACCGTTGTTTCGAATAGCAACGCGTCGCTGCGATACAACCGAAACCCGTATACCGGGTAATGACAGAACGCACCGCCCTGACGATCAAACGCCAGCGATTGCCAGGCCGTCCGTAGTTCGTCGCAGTCTGCGCCGGTTAGCGTGACGTGAGCGTGGATGGTGGCCTGATTGCCGTAAGGGCGTATAGGAAACGTTTCGCCCGCTGGTTTACGTTCCGGTTTCTCGTCGCCGAACGGATCACGTTTCGGAAGGGAGACGGCGTAAAGTTCAACGCGATCGAAGCTTGGCAATGCGTCCGTGTGTGCGAGCGAAAGCATTCTTTCGTGTGGGGTGTCGCCGCCGGGATGCGTCGCGGTCCATTCCGCCTTAGCACTGGCCTCATTATCGGTAGGCTCAAACGGATTCGGGGCCTGAGCGAACGCAGATGACAGGAAAACCAATAGTAGCGGTGGGATCAGTAGATGACGGATCACGTGTTGATGATCGAACAATGCCGTCGGAAAACGCTTGCGATCACTGGTGGGATGCGACTGATCTTCCATTTGTTTTCTCTTTGACGGCCAATGCGTGTTCATCGTCCAGTTTTCCCGCCGTTTTGCTTGAATTAGCATCCAGCCAGGAATGGAAATTAGACCGCGCCAGTGGAACGGCTTCAACAGATTGGAATCCAAACCATCCAGACGGAAGTCTTGGATTCCCAAAGAAATGAGAGGTGAAAGTCCAGAGGATGCAAAACATTGCAACCAACGCCAGCCGATTCACCGTTGGCCCACCTGGACTGGAGCCGCACGCAAAAAAATGATCCGCGATCACCGGGCGGCAGCAAGCGATGTACAACCAAATGAAACAGGTAGCCATCGCAGCGCGGGGGCGCCCGTCCGGCGTCTTGAACACTGCATGAAAACGAACCAGGTCAAGCGTTCGGCACGACGAAGCTTAAGTGATGGGCGGCGTGCCATTGTTGCATCAAGAGCCATTGTTCACGACTGAGTCGTCCCAGCATCGGGTAGTGTGGGACGAACGCAGTGGACGGATCCATGAGGGTTTCCGAGAGCGCGTAAAATCGGTTCGCACAAGCGTCTTCGTCGAGATCGAGGGCGGGCTGAAGTTGCTTCGGAGCCTTGCC
Protein-coding regions in this window:
- a CDS encoding group I truncated hemoglobin; translation: MAENDGVIFDRLGGPEGVAAILQDMYERVLADPDLAPFFENTSMDRLRQMQYQFVASAFDGPVAYTGAELNAVHAGRGITRTHFSKFCGHFLEAMRARSIDPTVIDQALGRLATYADKVTGDANVDG
- a CDS encoding ACT domain-containing protein, translating into MAGSTDLRKLIASLSPTLRSGEYVFVTLPNASYGDGAELQPIAAFAESEGLTLVISKNSADHAGHSYEGSFRLVTLQVHSDLNAVGLTAAVADALSKRGISANVVAAYFHDHVFVPSSRADEALQTLRELMLSDGAVDG
- a CDS encoding DUF2809 domain-containing protein, coding for MHSSRRAIPIESLLATLSITLALEFGQLWKPPTLQSLRQQPIIGFLLGNQFIWSDVICCVTGAVSATLADSLFFVRPPANKSAG
- a CDS encoding GNAT family acetyltransferase; the protein is MDCHSATQNGNRRYQSGDRDSVISLWDDVFPDSTGHNDPAESIDRKCKEGDGLFFVAEQDGTVVGMVMAGYDGHRGWIYSLAVAPTQQRRGIGSMLVRHVERMLGELGCPKVNLQVRTRNSSVVAFYHSMGFDCEDRISMGKLLSRSGDDALESPSDTH